The following are encoded together in the Nocardioides sp. Arc9.136 genome:
- a CDS encoding energy-coupling factor ABC transporter ATP-binding protein: MTAPVLDVRGLAYAYPDGHQALFGVDLHVHRGERVALLGPNGAGKTTLVLHLNGILTAGAGTVEVSGLRVARKNLQEVRRRVGIVFQDPDDQLFMGSVREDVAFGPANLGVRGADLDRRVMTALEQVGMAEHVDRPPHHLSFGQRRRVAVATVLAMQPEVLVLDEPSSNLDPASRRELADILRSLDVTVLMVTHDLPYALELCPRAVVLSDGSLVADGSTYDVLTDDALMRAHRLELPFGFDPRSIGRGVGTGTAPHRAGEAGGLVASPGTHTNPGDLT, translated from the coding sequence GTGACCGCGCCGGTGCTCGACGTCCGCGGCCTGGCCTACGCCTACCCCGACGGCCACCAGGCCCTCTTCGGCGTCGACCTGCACGTCCACCGCGGTGAGCGCGTCGCGCTCCTGGGTCCCAACGGGGCCGGCAAGACGACGCTGGTGCTCCACCTCAACGGCATCCTCACCGCGGGCGCCGGCACCGTCGAGGTCAGCGGGCTCCGCGTCGCCAGGAAGAACCTGCAGGAGGTCCGTCGCCGCGTCGGCATCGTCTTCCAGGACCCCGACGACCAGCTCTTCATGGGCAGCGTCCGGGAGGACGTCGCCTTCGGCCCGGCCAACCTCGGCGTCCGCGGCGCCGACCTCGACCGCCGCGTGATGACGGCGCTCGAGCAGGTCGGGATGGCCGAGCACGTCGACCGGCCGCCGCACCACCTCTCCTTCGGCCAGCGCCGCCGGGTCGCGGTGGCCACCGTGCTGGCCATGCAGCCCGAGGTGCTCGTGCTCGACGAGCCGTCCTCGAACCTCGATCCCGCCTCGCGCCGCGAGCTCGCCGACATCCTGCGCTCGCTCGACGTCACCGTGCTGATGGTCACCCACGACCTGCCCTACGCCCTCGAGCTCTGCCCCCGCGCGGTCGTGCTCTCCGACGGGAGCTTGGTCGCCGACGGGTCGACGTACGACGTCCTGACCGACGACGCGCTCATGCGCGCGCACCGCCTGGAGCTGCCGTTCGGCTTCGACCCGCGCTCGATCGGGCGCGGAGTGGGCACCGGGACCGCACCGCACCGCGCGGGTGAGGCCGGGGGATTGGTAGCGTCTCCCGGCACGCACACGAACCCAGGAGACCTCACGTGA
- a CDS encoding co-chaperone GroES, translating into MNDGTPIKMLHDRILCEVDKDAGERRSTGGIVIPATAAMGATRLSWSKVVAVGPQARAVEVGDRVLFEAEDKAEVEVHGELYVVMRERDVHAVAADRLADEATGLYL; encoded by the coding sequence ATGAACGACGGCACGCCGATCAAGATGCTGCACGACCGCATCCTGTGCGAGGTCGACAAGGACGCCGGTGAGCGCCGCTCCACCGGTGGCATCGTCATCCCCGCTACCGCGGCCATGGGCGCCACCCGGCTCTCCTGGTCCAAGGTCGTCGCCGTCGGGCCGCAGGCGCGCGCCGTCGAGGTCGGCGACCGGGTCCTGTTCGAGGCCGAGGACAAGGCCGAGGTCGAGGTCCACGGTGAGCTGTACGTCGTGATGCGCGAGCGCGACGTGCACGCCGTCGCTGCCGACCGGCTGGCCGACGAGGCGACCGGGCTCTACCTCTGA
- a CDS encoding pyridoxamine 5'-phosphate oxidase family protein has translation MSDQTDAPHAEERKLVELLDDMPIAMMTTVDARGDLRALPMARQEVEPTADLWFITARDTQHVDDIRARPQVGLTFSARDSWVSLRGRAEVVDDETKLRELWNTFAEAWLPGGPEDPNAVLIHVTVDHGEYWDSPGGKVASLISFAKAKLTGDTYDADTGKVDL, from the coding sequence GTGAGCGACCAGACCGACGCCCCGCACGCCGAGGAGCGCAAGCTCGTCGAGCTTCTCGACGACATGCCGATCGCGATGATGACCACCGTCGACGCCCGCGGCGACCTGCGGGCGCTGCCGATGGCCCGCCAGGAGGTCGAGCCGACCGCGGACCTGTGGTTCATCACCGCTCGGGACACCCAGCACGTCGACGACATCCGGGCCCGTCCCCAGGTGGGGCTGACGTTCTCCGCGCGGGACTCCTGGGTCTCGCTGCGGGGCCGGGCCGAGGTGGTGGACGACGAGACCAAGCTGCGCGAGCTGTGGAACACCTTCGCCGAGGCCTGGCTGCCCGGCGGCCCCGAGGACCCGAACGCGGTGCTCATCCACGTGACCGTGGACCACGGGGAGTACTGGGACAGCCCCGGCGGCAAGGTGGCCTCGCTGATCAGCTTCGCCAAGGCCAAGCTGACCGGCGACACCTACGACGCCGACACCGGCAAGGTCGACCTCTGA
- a CDS encoding class F sortase codes for MSAEDDTPRRGAAVRRRAAAVARGVWVGLLVLGLGMTVTGAVLPAGDDAARSYVAPAPAQPVRLKIPSQGVTAPVLAIGMSPGRVLQPPADEQEVGWWDASARAGAARGQTVFTGHTVHTGGGALNRIPTLEKRDRVLVVTRKGTVRYRVTGVQVISRAELAERAEALFGQDHGRGRLVLASCTDWDGTVFENNVVVLARRV; via the coding sequence GTGAGCGCCGAGGACGACACGCCCCGCCGGGGCGCCGCGGTACGGCGACGGGCCGCTGCGGTCGCGCGCGGCGTCTGGGTCGGCCTGCTCGTGCTGGGGCTCGGGATGACCGTGACGGGCGCGGTCCTCCCGGCCGGCGACGACGCCGCTCGATCGTACGTCGCACCGGCGCCTGCCCAGCCGGTCCGCCTGAAGATCCCCTCGCAGGGCGTCACCGCACCCGTCCTGGCGATCGGCATGTCACCGGGGCGGGTGCTGCAACCACCCGCCGACGAGCAGGAGGTCGGCTGGTGGGACGCGAGTGCCCGCGCCGGCGCGGCCCGCGGCCAGACCGTGTTCACCGGGCACACCGTCCACACCGGGGGCGGGGCGCTCAACCGCATCCCCACCCTCGAGAAGCGCGACCGGGTTCTGGTGGTCACCCGGAAGGGCACGGTGCGCTACCGGGTGACCGGGGTCCAGGTGATCAGCCGCGCCGAGCTCGCCGAGCGCGCCGAGGCGCTCTTCGGCCAGGACCACGGCCGGGGACGGCTGGTGCTGGCCTCGTGCACCGACTGGGACGGCACCGTCTTCGAGAACAACGTGGTCGTGCTCGCCCGGCGCGTCTGA
- a CDS encoding SpoIIE family protein phosphatase, which yields MTETVSPHTPAYGRVDLNNCDREPIHVPGAIQPHGVLLSIDPGTTATVMVSSNVEQMLGVALEDAVGRPLADLIGEGATEAVLRHAELATAREPLTLLLPADRPGTLAGATVDVGVHRSGERLVVEVEPVERGRALPMSYRSARSAMGRLAAATTVDDLTAQLAREVSEITGFDRVMVYRFDQHWNGEVVAEERREDLNPFLGLHYPATDIPAQARRLYTVNWTRLIADIGYTPVPLHPVLDPGTGAPLDLSHSTLRSVSPIHVEYLTNMGVTASMSVSLIVDDELWGLVACHHYSGPHRPSQDARAAAEFLGQVTSQMVAERERSDQREAALAAQSTLAQMTARLSASSTAPLDGLVCDPDLLSLMEAGGVALCHDEQLHTAGDVPPDDVVRRIAQLLLRPTGDVVASDHLAVLDPALAAHSSVAAGALCIAAGPDSWLLWLRPELEQVVDWGGDPTNKLIAAQEGPEVRLSPRKSFEKWQQVVRGHSAPWEPWQADAATALQTHVNGLMLQRSREQIAVAESLQRSILREHLPEVDGVDVVARYLPASTFQLGGDWWDAVEVGGGRVAYVVGDVAGHGVSAVGAMTQIRSAMRAYLFAGDDPGTCLDRLDRLMSSMIDERVATALVAVVDPATRRVELVSAGHPLPLLFDGVAARDVPVTARPLLGFGEGHARAAEVVVPEGSTLLMFSDGLVERREVDLLAALGLLRAAGGTGPGTEGLEAWVDALVEAVPGEKDDDTTVVAIRFG from the coding sequence GTGACCGAGACGGTGTCGCCGCACACCCCGGCGTACGGTCGCGTCGACCTCAACAACTGCGACCGCGAGCCGATCCACGTCCCCGGGGCCATCCAGCCGCACGGCGTGCTGCTGTCGATCGACCCCGGCACGACCGCGACCGTCATGGTCTCCTCGAACGTCGAGCAGATGCTCGGGGTCGCGCTCGAGGACGCGGTCGGTCGACCGCTGGCCGACCTCATCGGTGAGGGCGCCACCGAGGCGGTCCTGCGGCACGCCGAGCTGGCCACGGCCCGCGAGCCGCTGACCCTCCTGCTGCCCGCGGACCGCCCGGGGACCCTCGCGGGCGCCACGGTCGACGTGGGCGTGCACCGCTCCGGCGAGCGGCTGGTGGTCGAGGTCGAGCCCGTCGAGCGCGGCCGGGCACTCCCGATGTCCTACCGCTCGGCACGCAGCGCGATGGGGCGCCTCGCCGCCGCGACCACCGTCGACGACCTCACCGCGCAGCTGGCCCGCGAGGTCAGCGAGATCACCGGCTTCGACCGCGTCATGGTCTACCGCTTCGACCAGCACTGGAACGGCGAGGTCGTCGCCGAGGAGCGCCGCGAGGACCTCAACCCGTTCCTCGGGCTGCACTACCCCGCGACCGACATCCCGGCCCAGGCACGCCGCCTCTACACGGTGAATTGGACCCGGCTGATCGCCGACATCGGCTACACCCCGGTCCCGCTGCACCCCGTGCTCGACCCCGGCACGGGCGCCCCGCTGGACCTGTCCCACTCCACGCTGCGCAGCGTCTCCCCCATCCACGTCGAGTACCTCACGAACATGGGCGTCACCGCCTCGATGTCGGTCTCGCTGATCGTCGACGACGAGCTGTGGGGCCTCGTCGCCTGCCACCACTACTCCGGCCCGCACCGGCCCAGCCAGGACGCACGCGCCGCGGCGGAGTTCCTGGGCCAGGTGACCTCCCAGATGGTCGCCGAGCGGGAGCGCTCCGACCAGCGCGAGGCCGCCCTGGCCGCGCAGTCGACCCTCGCGCAGATGACGGCGCGGCTCTCCGCCTCGAGCACCGCTCCCCTGGACGGCCTGGTCTGCGACCCCGACCTGCTGAGCCTCATGGAGGCCGGCGGCGTCGCGCTGTGCCACGACGAGCAGCTGCACACCGCCGGCGACGTCCCTCCCGACGACGTCGTACGGCGCATCGCGCAGCTGCTGCTGCGCCCGACCGGCGACGTCGTGGCCAGCGACCACCTCGCCGTGCTCGACCCCGCCCTGGCGGCGCACTCCTCGGTGGCGGCGGGCGCCCTGTGCATCGCCGCGGGGCCGGACAGCTGGCTGCTGTGGCTGCGTCCCGAGCTCGAGCAGGTCGTCGACTGGGGCGGCGACCCGACGAACAAGCTGATCGCCGCGCAGGAGGGCCCCGAGGTCCGGCTGTCCCCGCGCAAGTCCTTCGAGAAGTGGCAGCAGGTCGTGCGCGGGCACAGCGCGCCGTGGGAGCCCTGGCAGGCCGACGCGGCCACGGCGCTGCAGACCCACGTCAACGGCCTCATGCTGCAGCGCTCGCGCGAGCAGATCGCCGTCGCGGAGTCGCTGCAGCGCTCGATCCTGCGCGAGCACCTCCCCGAGGTCGACGGCGTCGACGTCGTGGCCCGCTACCTGCCCGCGTCCACCTTCCAGCTCGGCGGCGACTGGTGGGACGCGGTCGAGGTCGGCGGCGGCCGGGTCGCCTACGTGGTCGGCGACGTCGCCGGCCACGGCGTCTCCGCGGTCGGGGCGATGACCCAGATCCGCAGCGCCATGCGCGCCTACCTCTTCGCCGGCGACGACCCCGGCACCTGCCTGGACCGCCTCGACCGGCTGATGTCCTCGATGATCGACGAGCGGGTGGCCACGGCGCTCGTGGCCGTGGTCGACCCCGCGACCCGCCGGGTGGAGCTGGTCAGCGCCGGGCACCCGCTGCCGCTGCTCTTCGACGGCGTCGCGGCACGCGACGTACCCGTCACCGCCCGGCCGCTCCTCGGCTTCGGGGAGGGGCACGCGCGGGCCGCCGAGGTGGTCGTGCCCGAGGGGTCGACGCTGCTCATGTTCAGCGACGGCCTGGTCGAGCGTCGGGAGGTCGACCTGCTGGCCGCGCTGGGCCTGCTGCGGGCCGCCGGTGGCACCGGCCCGGGCACGGAGGGGCTCGAGGCCTGGGTGGACGCCCTCGTGGAGGCCGTGCCGGGCGAGAAGGACGACGACACCACCGTCGTCGCCATCCGTTTCGGGTAG
- a CDS encoding response regulator transcription factor, producing the protein MAQQTRPVRLAIVNDYELVVAGVAALLSRYDDRVEVVELDSRMPVVSDVDVVLYDSYGQVQGDRIDIENQLQGIDAKVVVFSWNVQPDLVQRSLDNGASAYVSKGISAEELVGLIERVHDGETITPDEDQPARSGEFGRWPGADLGLSQRESEVLALITQGLSNQEIGERAYIGINTVKTYIRTLYRKIGVTRRAQAVAFGIEHGFQPDRVRHVDGRTQREG; encoded by the coding sequence ATGGCCCAGCAGACGCGCCCCGTGCGCCTCGCGATCGTGAACGACTACGAGCTCGTGGTCGCCGGCGTCGCCGCGCTGCTGTCCCGGTACGACGACCGCGTGGAGGTCGTGGAGCTCGACAGCCGGATGCCGGTCGTGAGCGACGTGGACGTCGTGCTCTACGACTCCTACGGCCAGGTCCAGGGCGACCGGATCGACATCGAGAACCAGCTCCAGGGGATCGATGCGAAGGTCGTGGTGTTCAGCTGGAACGTCCAGCCCGACCTCGTGCAGCGCTCGCTCGACAACGGCGCGTCGGCGTACGTGTCGAAGGGCATCAGCGCCGAGGAGCTGGTCGGCCTCATCGAGCGGGTGCACGACGGGGAGACGATCACCCCGGACGAGGACCAGCCGGCACGGTCGGGCGAGTTCGGCCGGTGGCCCGGCGCCGACCTGGGGCTGAGCCAGCGCGAGTCCGAGGTGCTGGCCCTGATCACCCAGGGGCTGTCGAACCAGGAGATCGGCGAGCGGGCCTACATCGGGATCAACACGGTCAAGACCTACATCCGCACGCTCTACCGCAAGATCGGCGTGACGCGCCGGGCGCAGGCCGTGGCCTTCGGCATCGAGCACGGCTTCCAGCCCGACCGGGTCCGCCACGTCGACGGCCGGACCCAGCGCGAGGGTTGA
- a CDS encoding STAS domain-containing protein, with protein MLDRPFSADYDEQTRTVRVSGTIDELAGPRFRDVLQKYSQDFAQSLVVDLSDVDFMPSLAVGVLATAHKNMRSAGAELDLLAEDGTVAQRVLHVCAMPYRTA; from the coding sequence GTGTTGGATCGACCCTTCAGTGCGGACTACGACGAGCAGACCCGCACCGTGCGCGTGAGCGGCACGATCGACGAGCTCGCCGGCCCGCGGTTCCGCGACGTCCTGCAGAAGTACAGCCAGGACTTCGCCCAGTCCCTCGTGGTCGACCTCAGCGACGTCGACTTCATGCCCAGCCTCGCCGTCGGTGTGCTGGCCACGGCCCACAAGAACATGAGGAGCGCCGGCGCCGAGCTCGACCTCCTCGCCGAGGACGGGACCGTCGCGCAGCGCGTGCTGCACGTGTGCGCGATGCCGTACCGCACCGCATGA
- a CDS encoding HAD family hydrolase, translating to MSDQTPDRRPDTVVLDLDGTLVDSVYVHVCCWRAAFRDVGVDVASWRLHRAIGMGGDRLVAAVTNDSVESSVGDDIRARHAHHLDARFGDVGVLEGAEELLTALRDARVEIVLASSGERQLTDRLLDLVPGAGLVRSTLSGDEAESSKPAPDLLSASLERVEAHRSFAVGDTVWDAEAAHAAGIAFVGVLTGGTTEAELREAGAVAVHDGPASLAEHLDEVLAAVARAGEGADPPG from the coding sequence ATGAGCGACCAGACGCCCGACCGACGCCCCGACACCGTCGTGCTCGACCTCGACGGCACCCTCGTCGACTCCGTCTACGTCCACGTCTGCTGCTGGCGCGCCGCGTTCCGCGACGTCGGCGTCGACGTGGCGTCCTGGCGGCTGCACCGCGCGATCGGCATGGGGGGCGACCGGCTGGTCGCCGCGGTCACCAACGACAGCGTGGAGAGCTCCGTCGGCGACGACATCCGCGCCCGGCACGCCCACCACCTCGACGCGCGGTTCGGGGACGTGGGTGTCCTCGAGGGCGCCGAGGAGCTGCTCACGGCCCTGCGCGACGCCCGCGTGGAGATCGTGCTGGCCAGCTCCGGGGAGCGGCAGCTCACCGACCGGCTGCTCGACCTCGTCCCGGGCGCCGGCCTGGTCCGGTCGACGCTCTCGGGTGACGAGGCAGAGTCGAGCAAGCCGGCGCCCGACCTGCTCTCGGCCAGCCTGGAGCGGGTCGAGGCCCACCGGTCCTTCGCGGTGGGCGACACGGTGTGGGACGCCGAGGCGGCGCACGCCGCCGGGATCGCCTTCGTCGGCGTCCTCACCGGCGGGACCACCGAGGCCGAGCTGCGCGAGGCGGGCGCCGTCGCCGTCCACGACGGGCCGGCCTCGCTGGCCGAGCACCTCGACGAGGTGCTCGCCGCGGTCGCGCGTGCGGGAGAAGGTGCCGACCCGCCCGGATGA
- a CDS encoding iron-containing redox enzyme family protein, producing the protein MLLPKARGTLSEQLFAALREEPGTPVPLDAAVADDAEDRAIALWASYELHYRGFEDVDDRWEWSPDVLRVRAGLEELLELELRERYAVHQPGRTDDLAKDLFDYVAGHDGPSMARYVQTDATEAQVLELLRQKSVYHLKEADPSAWVVPRLPTGPKAALMELQFDEYGDGNPARLHQHLFERGLEAAGLRSEYGAYVDEATLAVLEANNVQSFLGLHRRLRAASLGHLAAFEATSSIPSRRMAQGLERLGFPDEIVDYYREHVEADAVHEQLAVRDICVPLVETEPALADDVFLGAFACLDTEDRQALDLLAKWGVDA; encoded by the coding sequence ATGCTGCTCCCGAAGGCCCGCGGGACGCTGAGCGAGCAGCTGTTCGCCGCGCTGCGCGAGGAGCCGGGCACCCCGGTCCCGCTGGACGCCGCGGTCGCCGACGACGCCGAGGACCGGGCGATCGCGCTGTGGGCGTCCTACGAGCTGCACTACCGCGGCTTCGAGGACGTCGACGACCGCTGGGAGTGGAGCCCGGACGTGCTGCGCGTGCGCGCCGGACTGGAGGAGCTGCTCGAGCTCGAGCTGCGCGAGCGGTACGCCGTCCACCAGCCCGGGCGCACCGACGACCTGGCCAAGGACCTCTTCGACTACGTCGCCGGCCACGACGGGCCGTCGATGGCGCGCTACGTCCAGACCGACGCGACCGAGGCGCAGGTGCTGGAGCTGCTGCGGCAGAAGTCCGTGTACCACCTCAAGGAGGCCGACCCGAGCGCCTGGGTCGTCCCACGGCTCCCCACCGGCCCCAAGGCCGCGCTCATGGAGCTGCAGTTCGACGAGTACGGCGACGGCAACCCCGCCCGCCTCCACCAGCACCTCTTCGAGCGCGGGCTCGAGGCCGCCGGGCTGCGCTCCGAGTACGGCGCGTACGTCGACGAGGCCACCCTGGCGGTGCTGGAGGCCAACAACGTGCAGTCCTTCCTCGGGCTGCACCGGCGGCTGCGCGCCGCGTCGCTGGGCCACCTCGCGGCGTTCGAGGCCACCAGCTCGATCCCCTCGCGGCGGATGGCCCAGGGCCTCGAGCGGCTGGGCTTCCCCGACGAGATCGTCGACTACTACCGCGAGCACGTGGAGGCCGACGCCGTCCACGAGCAGCTGGCCGTCCGCGACATCTGCGTCCCCCTCGTCGAGACCGAGCCGGCGCTCGCCGACGACGTCTTCCTCGGTGCCTTCGCCTGCCTCGACACCGAGGACCGCCAGGCCCTCGACCTGCTGGCGAAGTGGGGGGTGGACGCGTGA
- the cbiQ gene encoding cobalt ECF transporter T component CbiQ, with amino-acid sequence MGAAHGHRLHHHGHSAVHRAPAHLKILALVGFVLLVVATPHEWYAAFPAYLAVVVGVVVSAHVPLLWVVRRMVVEVPFLVFAALVPFVAHGPRTEVLGLSVSEPGLVAAWGLAVKGTLGVMASLTLAATTEPTDVLRGLRRLRVPALMVEIMSFMLRYLDVVTGDLGRMLTAMRSRGCDPRSPRHWPALARSLGALFIRSYERGERVHLAMLSRGYTGTMPAAARTAPAGGGER; translated from the coding sequence GTGGGCGCCGCCCACGGCCACCGCCTGCACCACCACGGCCACAGCGCCGTCCACCGCGCGCCGGCGCACCTGAAGATCCTCGCCCTCGTCGGCTTCGTGCTGCTCGTCGTGGCGACCCCCCACGAGTGGTACGCCGCGTTCCCGGCCTACCTCGCGGTGGTGGTCGGCGTCGTCGTCTCCGCCCACGTGCCGCTGCTGTGGGTCGTGCGGCGGATGGTCGTCGAGGTGCCGTTCCTCGTCTTCGCGGCGCTCGTGCCCTTCGTGGCCCACGGCCCCCGCACGGAGGTCCTCGGGCTCAGCGTGTCCGAGCCGGGCCTGGTCGCCGCGTGGGGGCTCGCGGTCAAGGGCACCCTCGGCGTGATGGCGTCGCTGACGCTGGCCGCCACGACCGAGCCCACCGACGTGCTGCGCGGTCTGCGCCGCCTGCGCGTCCCGGCCCTGATGGTCGAGATCATGTCCTTCATGCTGCGCTACCTCGACGTCGTGACCGGCGACCTCGGCCGGATGCTGACCGCGATGCGCTCCCGCGGCTGCGACCCCCGCTCGCCGCGGCACTGGCCGGCGCTCGCGCGCTCGCTGGGTGCGCTGTTCATCCGCAGCTACGAGCGCGGCGAGCGGGTGCACCTCGCGATGCTCTCCCGCGGCTACACCGGCACCATGCCCGCGGCCGCCCGCACCGCCCCGGCCGGCGGGGGCGAGCGGTGA
- a CDS encoding STAS domain-containing protein, with amino-acid sequence MLERPFSSSYADGVLTLGGSIDEYAVAALRTAVQEHSAGGTRALAVELSDVDFLPSVAVGVLATGLRQADQNGVDFALVAAPGTIAHRVLFITGMPYHEAVPQPWSAGPAATESV; translated from the coding sequence ATGTTGGAACGGCCTTTCTCGTCCTCGTACGCCGACGGGGTGCTCACCCTCGGCGGGTCCATCGACGAGTACGCCGTCGCCGCGCTGCGCACCGCGGTCCAGGAGCACTCGGCCGGGGGCACGCGGGCGCTGGCCGTCGAGCTGAGCGACGTCGACTTCCTGCCCAGCGTGGCCGTCGGCGTCCTCGCGACCGGCCTGCGCCAGGCCGACCAGAACGGCGTGGACTTCGCGCTGGTCGCCGCTCCCGGCACCATCGCCCACCGGGTCCTGTTCATCACCGGCATGCCGTACCACGAGGCGGTCCCCCAGCCCTGGTCCGCCGGCCCTGCGGCCACCGAGTCCGTCTGA
- a CDS encoding ATP-binding protein, giving the protein MSTGDVRSYRLPFELAAATAARHQLHDFLTQAGVPARIVNDAALVVSELVTNGVEHGRSDDDAIHVSWWVEDRVLTLCVRDDGSEAEPTVTKVDMYAPRGRGLALVESICQSLSIDRSDGTRITAKLELG; this is encoded by the coding sequence ATGAGCACCGGCGACGTCCGGTCCTACCGGCTCCCGTTCGAGCTGGCCGCCGCCACGGCCGCCCGCCACCAGCTGCACGACTTCCTGACCCAGGCCGGCGTCCCGGCGCGGATCGTCAACGACGCCGCGCTGGTCGTCAGCGAGCTGGTCACCAACGGGGTCGAGCACGGCCGGTCCGACGACGACGCCATCCACGTGTCGTGGTGGGTCGAGGACCGCGTGCTGACCCTGTGCGTGCGCGACGACGGCAGCGAGGCGGAGCCGACGGTCACCAAGGTCGACATGTACGCCCCGCGGGGACGTGGCCTCGCCCTGGTCGAGTCGATCTGCCAGAGCCTGTCGATCGACCGCAGCGACGGCACCCGGATCACCGCCAAGCTCGAGCTCGGCTGA
- a CDS encoding class I SAM-dependent methyltransferase: protein MTAQHGTAVGEQMAFGPLTITFDEHVLRPRPWTVAQSEWAAELLPDAPPGPVLELCSGAGQIGLLAVRDSDRRLVCVDANQVACAYTLQNAAAAGLGDRVEVRNGDLATMVPADERYGLVVADPPWVPAADTSRFPEDPLLAIDGGVDGLVVAIACVEVAAAHLLPGASLLLQLGTLEQVEALADPVASAHGLRLESSRSFERGVVARFVRA from the coding sequence GTGACGGCCCAGCACGGCACCGCCGTCGGCGAGCAGATGGCCTTCGGGCCGCTGACGATCACCTTCGACGAGCACGTCCTGCGGCCGCGACCCTGGACCGTGGCCCAGTCGGAGTGGGCCGCCGAGCTGCTGCCTGACGCACCCCCGGGACCGGTCCTCGAGCTGTGCTCCGGTGCTGGCCAGATCGGCCTGCTCGCGGTGCGCGACAGCGACCGGCGGCTGGTGTGCGTCGACGCCAACCAGGTGGCCTGCGCCTACACCCTCCAGAACGCCGCCGCCGCCGGCCTCGGCGACCGGGTCGAGGTCCGCAACGGCGACCTCGCGACGATGGTGCCCGCCGACGAGCGGTACGGGCTCGTGGTGGCCGACCCGCCGTGGGTGCCGGCCGCCGACACGTCCCGCTTCCCCGAGGACCCCCTGCTCGCCATCGACGGGGGCGTCGATGGCCTGGTCGTGGCGATCGCCTGCGTCGAGGTCGCCGCGGCCCACCTGCTGCCCGGCGCCTCGCTCCTGCTGCAGCTGGGCACCCTCGAGCAGGTCGAGGCCCTCGCCGACCCGGTCGCCTCCGCGCACGGGCTCCGGCTGGAGTCCTCGCGCTCCTTCGAGCGCGGGGTCGTCGCGCGCTTCGTCCGGGCCTGA
- a CDS encoding DUF3618 domain-containing protein, whose protein sequence is MSKGNDTSSLEREIEETRERLATTIDQLLHRSSPKTIVGREVDSIKAHYVDAAGNPRTDNILKTVGAVVGAVAVLVVLRKVTS, encoded by the coding sequence GTGAGCAAGGGCAACGACACCTCCTCCCTCGAGCGCGAGATCGAGGAGACCCGCGAGCGCCTGGCGACCACCATCGACCAGCTCCTGCACCGCTCCAGCCCCAAGACGATCGTCGGCCGCGAGGTCGACTCGATCAAGGCGCACTACGTCGACGCCGCGGGCAACCCGCGCACCGACAACATCCTCAAGACCGTCGGCGCGGTCGTCGGCGCGGTCGCCGTCCTGGTGGTCCTGCGCAAGGTGACCTCCTGA
- a CDS encoding SRPBCC domain-containing protein has translation MSTTTRLLHATPEQVWEVLCDGWLYPLWVVGASRMRDVDETWPEVGSRLHHSVGTWPLLIDDNTEVLRAQPPSLLELKARGWPAGTARVRLHLEAVGTETQVTIEEDVEDGPGRLVPKPIRDAQLGWRNVESLRRLAYVVEGRVTT, from the coding sequence GTGAGCACCACCACCCGCCTCCTGCACGCCACGCCCGAGCAGGTCTGGGAGGTGCTCTGCGACGGCTGGCTCTACCCGCTGTGGGTGGTCGGCGCCTCGCGGATGCGCGACGTCGACGAGACCTGGCCCGAGGTCGGGTCCAGGCTGCACCACTCCGTCGGCACGTGGCCCCTCCTCATCGACGACAACACCGAGGTGCTGCGCGCGCAGCCGCCCTCGCTCCTGGAGCTGAAGGCGCGCGGGTGGCCCGCCGGCACCGCGCGGGTGCGGCTGCACCTCGAGGCGGTCGGCACCGAGACCCAGGTGACGATCGAGGAGGACGTCGAGGACGGCCCCGGACGACTGGTCCCCAAGCCGATCCGCGACGCCCAGCTCGGCTGGCGCAACGTGGAGTCCCTCCGCCGCCTGGCGTACGTCGTCGAGGGGCGCGTCACGACCTGA
- a CDS encoding CDGSH iron-sulfur domain-containing protein: MSAQPVDRAPSDPAEQTEEVEEQVAAAPSRPVVEERPTIVMCPEGPMLVRGDLVIEDTEGTRHRTTRPVSAVCRCNKSATKPWCDGTHKLLPKKLRP; the protein is encoded by the coding sequence GTGAGCGCCCAGCCCGTGGACCGCGCGCCGAGCGATCCGGCCGAGCAGACCGAGGAGGTAGAGGAGCAGGTGGCAGCCGCTCCGTCGCGGCCGGTGGTCGAGGAGCGGCCCACGATCGTCATGTGTCCGGAGGGGCCGATGCTGGTCCGCGGCGACCTGGTCATCGAGGACACGGAGGGCACCCGGCACCGCACCACGCGGCCGGTGAGCGCGGTCTGCCGGTGCAACAAGTCGGCCACCAAGCCGTGGTGCGACGGCACGCACAAGCTGCTGCCGAAGAAGCTGCGGCCCTAG